A stretch of Henckelia pumila isolate YLH828 chromosome 4, ASM3356847v2, whole genome shotgun sequence DNA encodes these proteins:
- the LOC140860559 gene encoding uncharacterized protein, whose product MVKWAVELSQYGIEYRPRPAIKTQILADFLVDMTVTQEESSTQTWMVYVDGSSTSTGSGAGIVVESLRGDKFQYAIKFLFPATNYEAEYEAFIMRIKLALSVEAKRLTIHIDSQLIVSQVNGNYEAKEDKMLEYLTQVNELLSRLDSYDIKQIPRGENESADRLAKLASSLANIDNREITFLTYGKEKTDGSDVTIFCADSEEPSWKDEIIDCLKQEKLPANQVEAQKLRVRAARFTIIDGELYKRRFSSPYLKCLTPAKGNYVIREIHEGICGNHLAGKALAGKALRQG is encoded by the coding sequence ATGGTTAAGTGGGCTGTTGAACTGAGCCAATATGGAATTGAATATCGTCCGCGTCCAGCGATTAAAACACAAATTCTGGCTGATTTTCTAGTAGATATGACAGTAACTCAAGAAGAAAGCTCCACCCAGACATGGATGGTTTATGTCGACGGATCATCAACCTCTACAGGAAGCGGTGCAGGTATAGTTGTGGAGAGCCTACGGggagataaatttcaatatgccaTCAAATTTCTATTCCCTGCAACGAATTATGAGGCAGAATATGAAGCTTTCATCATGAGAATTAAATTGGCCCTGTCGGTCGAAGCAAAAAGACTGACGATACACATTGACTCCCAACTTATCGTCAGTCAGGTTAATGGAAATTATGAAGCGAAGGAAGATAAAATGCTTGAATACCTCACTCAAGTGAATGAGCTTCTCTCGCGTTTAGACAGCTATGATATAAAGCAGATACCTAGAGGAGAAAATGAGTCAGCAGACCGCCTTGCCAAGTTAGCAAGCTCCTTGGCCAACATTGATAATAGGGAAATTACATTCCTAACTTATGGCAAGGAAAAAACTGATGGAAGTGATGTTACAATCTTCTGTGCTGACAGCGAAGAACCTAGTTGGAAAGATGAAATAATCGACTGTTTGAAGCAGGAGAAACTACCTGCTAACCAAGTTGAAGCTCAAAAACTTAGAGTGAGAGCTGCTCGGTTCACGATCATTGACGGAGAACTGTACAAAAGAAGATTCTCTTCACCTTACCTAAAGTGTCTAACGCCAGCTAAGGGAAACTATGTGATccgtgaaattcatgaaggaataTGTGGAAATCACTTAGCTGGCAAAGCTCTCGCGGGGAAAGCATTGCGCCAAGGGTAA